In Tachysurus fulvidraco isolate hzauxx_2018 chromosome 3, HZAU_PFXX_2.0, whole genome shotgun sequence, a single window of DNA contains:
- the LOC113644794 gene encoding fatty acid-binding protein, brain-like, which translates to MDAFFGTWKFVKKVNFDEFIKAAGGQPPDDSNLTETVSQEGDHFVWTTKRGQHATEIKFKLDKAFSDGTIEGRQCFSTISLKGKQLVQVKKWGRKESTVIREVNGKNMTMTAKFGGEQGQRIYEKV; encoded by the exons ATGGACGCCTTCTTTGGAACATGGAAATTCGTCAAAAAAGTGAACTTTGATGAGTTCATAAAAGCAGCcg GTGGACAACCACCCGATGATTCTAACCTAACTGAGACTGTTTCCCAAGAGGGGGACCATTTTGTCTGGACAACAAAGAGAGGCCAACATGCCACAGAGATTAAGTTCAAACTGGATAAAGCATTCAGTGATGGTACCATAGAGGGGAGACAATGTTTC AGTACCATAAGCCTTAAGGGAAAGCAACTGGTACAGGTGAAGAAGTGGGGTAGAAAAGAAAGCACAGTTATCCGTGAGGTTAACGGGAAAAACATGACAATG ACAGCAAAATTTGGTGGTGAACAAGGACAACGCATTTATGAGAAAGTTTAA
- the LOC113651946 gene encoding fatty acid-binding protein, brain-like, producing MDAFFGTWKLVKKVNFDEFLKAIGVHETNDVPVTETVSKEGDHLVWTIKKGQHAAHMKFTLDKMFHDSTIEGKQCFSTISLKGKQLVQVKKWDKKEVTIIREVNGKNMTTTLKFGGVQGQRIYEKV from the exons ATGGACGCCTTCTTTGGAACATGGAAACTCGTCAAAAAAGTGAACTTTGATGAATTCTTGAAAGCAATAG GTGTACATGAAACGAATGATGTTCCAGTAACTGAGACTGTTTCCAAAGAGGGGGACCATTTGGTGTGGACAATAAAGAAAGGACAACATGCTGCTCATATGAAGTTCACACTGGATAAAATGTTCCATGACAGTACCATAGAGGGGAAACAATGTTTT AGTACCATAAGCCTTAAGGGAAAGCAACTGGTACAGGTGAAGAAGTGGGATAAAAAAGAAGTCACGATTATCCGTGAGGTTAACGGGAAAAACATGACAACG ACGCTGAAATTTGGTGGTGTTCAAGGACAACGCATTTATGAGAAAGTTTAA